From a region of the Thermomicrobiales bacterium genome:
- a CDS encoding DUF3536 domain-containing protein — MSSRYVIIHGHFYQPPREDPLTEEMPWEPGAHPYHDYNEKILAECYRPNADLGNFSRMSFNIGPTLATWMRRHHPSVLRRIANADRLAVRESGFGTAIAQGYHHTILPLDTPRDRQTELRWGVRSFELLYGRKPRGIWLPETSVDHATLRDCADEGLTFTILASGQSRPRGPRSGAYAVSLGGERAFTVLTYDAGLGGTVSFDPAATVHASEFAARHILPNLSQGDGSAAAITIATDGEVYGHHHKFKDLFLQDLLARRLAEYGLTPASAESFVTMHPATVEAELVDFTSWGCGHHLARWSDGCDCTAGSSAWKRPLRDAFDALAARIDHEFEERGSMYLIDPWGARDAYIDVVEGAVSFSEWYEQWRTSHGDEAIARQLLESQRLRLSMYASCAFYWEALDRLEPTYGIRRARAAATLLDNACSTSLASAFQHDLAARLNRPEPQGLDIAAAG, encoded by the coding sequence GTGAGCAGCCGCTACGTCATCATTCATGGGCACTTCTATCAGCCGCCGCGCGAAGACCCGCTCACCGAGGAAATGCCCTGGGAGCCAGGCGCGCACCCATACCATGATTACAACGAGAAGATTCTGGCCGAGTGTTATCGACCGAATGCCGACCTCGGCAACTTCAGCCGGATGAGCTTCAACATCGGCCCGACGCTGGCGACCTGGATGCGGCGGCATCATCCGAGTGTGTTGCGCCGGATTGCGAATGCCGACCGACTCGCGGTTCGCGAGAGCGGCTTCGGGACGGCAATCGCGCAGGGCTATCACCACACGATCCTGCCACTCGACACGCCCCGCGACCGGCAGACCGAGCTACGCTGGGGAGTCAGGTCGTTTGAGCTGCTCTACGGTCGCAAGCCGCGTGGGATCTGGTTGCCGGAAACGTCCGTCGATCACGCAACACTGCGGGACTGCGCCGATGAGGGTCTGACGTTCACCATCCTGGCATCCGGCCAGTCACGACCGCGAGGGCCGCGATCCGGTGCGTATGCTGTGTCGCTGGGTGGAGAACGAGCATTCACGGTGCTGACCTACGATGCGGGGCTGGGCGGCACCGTCTCATTTGATCCGGCGGCGACCGTCCATGCTAGCGAGTTCGCCGCGCGGCACATTCTGCCGAATCTCAGCCAGGGCGACGGCAGTGCGGCAGCCATCACGATCGCCACCGACGGCGAAGTCTACGGCCACCACCATAAGTTCAAAGACCTGTTTCTGCAGGACCTGCTCGCGCGAAGACTCGCTGAGTATGGGCTGACTCCGGCGTCCGCCGAATCGTTTGTGACCATGCATCCGGCGACGGTCGAGGCGGAGTTGGTGGACTTCACATCGTGGGGCTGCGGCCACCATCTCGCGCGCTGGTCAGATGGCTGCGACTGCACGGCTGGCTCGTCCGCCTGGAAGCGACCGCTGCGCGACGCGTTCGACGCGTTAGCAGCACGAATCGACCACGAATTCGAGGAACGCGGCAGCATGTACCTCATCGACCCGTGGGGTGCCCGCGATGCCTATATCGATGTCGTGGAAGGCGCTGTGTCGTTCTCTGAATGGTACGAGCAGTGGCGGACAAGCCACGGCGACGAAGCGATCGCTCGACAGCTGCTGGAGTCGCAGCGTTTGCGCCTGTCGATGTACGCGTCGTGTGCGTTCTACTGGGAAGCGCTGGATCGGCTGGAGCCGACCTATGGCATTCGGCGTGCTCGCGCTGCGGCGACGCTGCTGGACAACGCTTGCAGCACGAGCCTGGCGTCGGCGTTTCAGCATGATCTCGCAGCGCGGCTGAATCGCCCGGAGCCGCAGGGTCTGGACATCGCAGCAGCCGGATAG
- a CDS encoding LLM class F420-dependent oxidoreductase, with protein sequence MVRLGIMIEGQEGLTWERWDKIVRAGEDFGFDSVWRSDHLFSVMGEIDRPTLSLVPSLTAVAIWSERVEFGALVSPTTFRHPVHLASEAAALDQISNGRYWFGIGAGWNEQEHPAFGFPLPPLRERFDRFEEALKVIKLLWTGEAVTFDGEYYQLQGARTTSVPSTEGGVPMLIGGSGEKRTLRIVAEYAKEWNVSTMTVDAYNHKSAVLAEHCRAIGRDPEEIHRSMMLGHVIGRNEAEVLDRTRRLQEIVPTLRDLEPKEAFERVRDRGYLAGTVEQVIELIQERGKQGVERIMLQTFDQDDIDGLKMIADDIIPNI encoded by the coding sequence ATGGTTCGACTGGGGATCATGATCGAGGGTCAGGAAGGGCTGACCTGGGAGCGCTGGGACAAGATCGTTCGGGCCGGCGAGGATTTTGGCTTCGACTCGGTCTGGCGCTCCGACCACCTGTTCTCAGTGATGGGCGAGATCGATCGTCCAACCCTCTCGCTCGTGCCGTCGCTGACTGCCGTTGCGATCTGGAGCGAGCGAGTCGAGTTCGGCGCGCTCGTCTCACCGACGACATTCCGCCACCCGGTCCATCTGGCGTCCGAGGCCGCCGCGCTCGACCAGATCTCGAACGGACGCTACTGGTTCGGCATCGGCGCGGGCTGGAACGAGCAGGAGCATCCGGCGTTCGGCTTCCCTCTGCCGCCACTCCGTGAGCGCTTTGATCGCTTTGAAGAGGCGCTGAAGGTCATCAAGCTGCTCTGGACCGGCGAGGCCGTGACGTTCGATGGTGAGTACTACCAGCTGCAGGGCGCGCGCACGACCTCGGTGCCGTCGACTGAGGGCGGCGTGCCAATGCTGATCGGTGGCAGTGGTGAGAAGCGCACGCTCCGCATCGTCGCCGAGTACGCCAAAGAGTGGAACGTCTCGACGATGACCGTCGATGCCTACAACCACAAGAGCGCCGTGCTGGCCGAGCACTGCCGCGCCATCGGCCGCGACCCGGAGGAGATCCACCGCTCGATGATGTTGGGCCATGTCATTGGTCGCAACGAGGCCGAGGTGCTGGACCGCACGCGCCGCCTGCAGGAGATCGTGCCAACGCTGCGCGACCTCGAGCCGAAGGAAGCGTTCGAGCGCGTTCGCGACCGCGGCTACCTCGCCGGCACCGTCGAGCAGGTCATTGAGCTCATCCAGGAGCGTGGCAAGCAGGGTGTCGAGCGCATCATGCTGCAGACGTTCGATCAGGACGACATCGACGGTCTCAAGATGATCGCCGACGACATCATCCCGAACATCTAG